Part of the Caulifigura coniformis genome, ATCCCGTGCAGGGAAATGCCAGGCCGGCGAAGCGCCAACGCCAGTCCCACCGCCCCGGATCCGCAGCCGATATCGAGAACCCGTTCCCCCGCGTTCACATCGACGGCTTCCAGGAGCGCGCGGGCGCCCAGGTCGAGCTCGCGGTGGCTGAACACACCCGGCCGCGTCACGACCTTCACCAGGTTGCCCGCGTCGCGAAACGCATACTCGGCCTCGAAGTTCCGAAGCCGCTTCGGAGCCGCATCCCGCGTTGCGAGGTACACCACCCCGTGATGATGCGCATCACGGCGCACTTTCTTGAAGATCTTCCGCAGCTCATCGTGGACCCATCGATCGTCCGGATTGTCAACGCCGCAGGCCAGCCAGCCTCCATCCACGAGCCGTTGGGCCGCCTGCTGCATCAGCTCGCGTACGAACTCCCCTTCGCCCCGATGGCTCGACGGAATCACCACGCCGTCGAACGGCCCCTCCGGAAGATCGGTTTGAGCGACGATCTCCAGGGGTTGCGTGATCTCGCTGTTGAGATCGCACCATTCGCGCGTCTCCTGCGCCGCATACGTATCGACGAACCAGCAGGTGACCGCCGCGACGGCCGGCAGCGCCGCAAGCTCCGCCGCAAGTTGTCCGCGTCCCAGCGACGTGCATAGGATGCGCCCCGCGGGATGGACCGGAAACCGCTCGATCAGCAGCCTCTCCGACGAATGCGGCTTGGGCGGGCTGGGAGAGAGATCGTCCTCGTCGTCTTCAGGCGGCTTTTTGCGAGACACGTATGCAGTGGTCCGGAAAAGAAATGCGAAACGGGGCATCGTCCGCAGATTGGCGAGCAATGGCAAGCCCCATCGAACTGGGGGCACACCTCGCTCCTTCCCCCAGGCAACGATCCGTGCAATGCCCGGCCGCCGGCGCGAAGAAGGTTCGCGCAACGGAAAGGAAGGGCACTG contains:
- a CDS encoding class I SAM-dependent methyltransferase encodes the protein MSRKKPPEDDEDDLSPSPPKPHSSERLLIERFPVHPAGRILCTSLGRGQLAAELAALPAVAAVTCWFVDTYAAQETREWCDLNSEITQPLEIVAQTDLPEGPFDGVVIPSSHRGEGEFVRELMQQAAQRLVDGGWLACGVDNPDDRWVHDELRKIFKKVRRDAHHHGVVYLATRDAAPKRLRNFEAEYAFRDAGNLVKVVTRPGVFSHRELDLGARALLEAVDVNAGERVLDIGCGSGAVGLALALRRPGISLHGIDANTRAIECTLEGAKRNALERVTAAVTATGEIPTAGEFDLAVGNPPYHSQFRIAEIFVQAARRGLKPGGRVAMVTRKPEWFEARMRQFFVDIDVRESRKYYVVSGRQRS